The Diadema setosum chromosome 4, eeDiaSeto1, whole genome shotgun sequence genome window below encodes:
- the LOC140227249 gene encoding ketosamine-3-kinase-like isoform X1 — protein sequence MEKLIKEAVNASRIKRFGGGGGGCISDGQSYDTDKGKYFVKVNGRGEARRMFDGEQASLEAILATNTVRCPKPVAVLDNPTGTGAIFIMEHLDIGGLNRHSATLGEQLARMHLHNGKLRAKAKQDEGRVESTGDGEGDSEGTASYISQFGFHSTTCCGYLPQENSWTDDWVSFYAQQRLKFQLDLIEKDSGDREARELWPRLERKIPEFFHGLDIVPALLHGDLWGGNVGQLEDCPVIFDAASFYGHHEFDLSIAGMFGGFSKAFYSSYHRIIPKAPGFDQRHELYKLFHYINHWNHFGSGYRGSSLSIMRSLVRD from the exons ATGGAGAAGCTAATCAAGGAAGCTGTGAATGCCAGCCGCATTAAACGTTTTGGCGGTGGTGGAGGAGGATGCATCAGTGACGGCCAAAGCTACGACACAGACAAGGGCAAATATTTTGTCAAAGTTAATGGCAGGGGTGAG gCCAGAAGGATGTTTGATGGGGAGCAAGCCAGCCTGGAAGCGATTCTTGCCACGAACACAGTCCGGTGTCCCAAACCCGTGGCAGTGCTTGACAACCCCACTGGCACTGGAGCCATCTTCATCATGGAGCACCTTGACATTGGGGGACTGAACAGGCACTCTGCCACCCTTGGGGAGCAGCTTGCCAG AATGCACCTCCACAACGGTAAACTCCGAGCCAAGGCCAAACAGGATGAGGGGCGAGTTGAAAGCACAGGTGATGGCGAGGGAGACAGCGAGGGCACTGCAAGCTACATCAGCCAGTTTGGCTTCCATTCGACAACATGCTGTGGCTACCTGCCCCAGGAAAACTCCTGGACGGACGATTGGGTG AGTTTCTACGCCCAGCAGCGGCTCAAGTTCCAGCTGGACTTGATTGAGAAGGACAGCGGGGACCGGGAGGCCAGAGAACTTTGGCCGCGCCTTGAGCGCAAGATACCGGAGTTCTTCCATGGACTGGACATCGTCCCCGCCCTACTCCACGGTGACCTTTGGGGAGGGAATGTTGGGCAGCTGGAAGACTGCCCAG TCATTTTTGATGCAGCAAGCTTCTATGGGCACCACGAGTTTGACCTATCCATTGCTGGGATGTTTGGGGGCTTCAGCAAGGCTTTCTACTCGTCCTATCACCGGATCATCCCCAAAGCCCCTGGTTTTGATCAGAGGCATGAACTTTACAAACTCTTCCACTACATAAATCACTG GAATCACTTTGGATCAGGTTACAGAGGTTCATCACTATCCATCATGAGAAGCCTTGTGCGGGACTGA
- the LOC140227249 gene encoding ketosamine-3-kinase-like isoform X2, producing the protein MEKLIKEAVNASRIKRFGGGGGGCISDGQSYDTDKGKYFVKVNGRGEARRMFDGEQASLEAILATNTVRCPKPVAVLDNPTGTGAIFIMEHLDIGGLNRHSATLGEQLARMHLHNGKLRAKAKQDEGRVESTGDGEGDSEGTASYISQFGFHSTTCCGYLPQENSWTDDWVSFYAQQRLKFQLDLIEKDSGDREARELWPRLERKIPEFFHGLDIVPALLHGDLWGGNVGQLEDCPGHHF; encoded by the exons ATGGAGAAGCTAATCAAGGAAGCTGTGAATGCCAGCCGCATTAAACGTTTTGGCGGTGGTGGAGGAGGATGCATCAGTGACGGCCAAAGCTACGACACAGACAAGGGCAAATATTTTGTCAAAGTTAATGGCAGGGGTGAG gCCAGAAGGATGTTTGATGGGGAGCAAGCCAGCCTGGAAGCGATTCTTGCCACGAACACAGTCCGGTGTCCCAAACCCGTGGCAGTGCTTGACAACCCCACTGGCACTGGAGCCATCTTCATCATGGAGCACCTTGACATTGGGGGACTGAACAGGCACTCTGCCACCCTTGGGGAGCAGCTTGCCAG AATGCACCTCCACAACGGTAAACTCCGAGCCAAGGCCAAACAGGATGAGGGGCGAGTTGAAAGCACAGGTGATGGCGAGGGAGACAGCGAGGGCACTGCAAGCTACATCAGCCAGTTTGGCTTCCATTCGACAACATGCTGTGGCTACCTGCCCCAGGAAAACTCCTGGACGGACGATTGGGTG AGTTTCTACGCCCAGCAGCGGCTCAAGTTCCAGCTGGACTTGATTGAGAAGGACAGCGGGGACCGGGAGGCCAGAGAACTTTGGCCGCGCCTTGAGCGCAAGATACCGGAGTTCTTCCATGGACTGGACATCGTCCCCGCCCTACTCCACGGTGACCTTTGGGGAGGGAATGTTGGGCAGCTGGAAGACTGCCCAGGTCA TCATTTTTGA